In one Umezawaea sp. Da 62-37 genomic region, the following are encoded:
- a CDS encoding sugar ABC transporter permease, whose translation MTALDTRPVIPGPPRRRRRQWAPYALIAPTVAVLAAFLLYPIGSVVYYSLQRYNVTQPWKNGFAGLDNFRKMLTDDPLFWQSLLFSTKWVVAQVGLQLLLGLALALIINETFVGRGLARSLVFSPWAVSGVLTTGIWILLYNPSTGIFQELANLGIGDHGTSVLGDPSTVFPATVVAELWRGVPFFAILLLADLQTIPKDLYEAASVDGANRWRRFLSVTLPHLRDAIVLSTLLRAVWEFNNVDLIYTLTGGGPANQTTTLPLYVARKAVDSHDFGYGSALTVAGFVILLFFSILYLRLSKFGSRA comes from the coding sequence ATGACCGCACTGGACACCAGACCCGTGATCCCCGGACCGCCGCGGCGGCGCAGGCGGCAGTGGGCGCCGTACGCGCTGATCGCGCCGACGGTCGCGGTGCTGGCGGCGTTCCTGCTCTACCCCATCGGCAGCGTCGTGTACTACAGCCTCCAGCGGTACAACGTGACGCAGCCGTGGAAGAACGGGTTCGCCGGGCTGGACAACTTCCGGAAGATGCTGACCGACGACCCGCTGTTCTGGCAGAGCCTGCTGTTCAGCACCAAGTGGGTCGTCGCGCAGGTCGGGCTGCAACTGCTGCTCGGCCTGGCGCTGGCGCTGATCATCAACGAGACGTTCGTCGGCCGCGGCCTCGCCCGGTCGCTGGTGTTCTCGCCGTGGGCGGTGTCCGGGGTGCTCACCACCGGCATCTGGATCCTGCTCTACAACCCGTCGACGGGGATCTTCCAGGAGCTGGCGAACCTCGGGATCGGCGACCACGGCACGTCGGTGCTCGGCGACCCGTCCACGGTGTTCCCGGCCACCGTGGTCGCCGAGCTGTGGCGCGGTGTCCCGTTCTTCGCCATCCTGCTGCTCGCCGACCTCCAGACGATCCCGAAGGACCTCTACGAGGCCGCGTCGGTGGACGGCGCGAACCGGTGGCGGCGGTTCCTCAGCGTCACGCTCCCCCACCTGCGCGACGCGATCGTGCTGTCCACGCTGCTGCGCGCGGTGTGGGAGTTCAACAACGTCGACCTGATCTACACGCTCACCGGCGGCGGACCGGCCAACCAGACGACGACCCTGCCGCTCTACGTGGCGCGCAAGGCCGTGGACTCGCACGACTTCGGCTACGGATCGGCGTTGACCGTCGCGGGCTTCGTGATCCTGCTGTTCTTCTCGATCCTCTACCTGCGGCTGTCCAAGTTCGGGAGTCGGGCATGA